GCAAGTTGTAAAGGATTATTTATTATGCAGAATATTAAGAACAAATTCGTAGCAAAACAGATACTATAATAAAAAAATGCTAACTCTAATTTTGAGTTAGCATTTTTTTATTATAAAGTTTTCAACTCATTAAAAGGCCAAAAGACAACCATTGCTTTTCCTTTTATTAGTTTGTACGGCACAAAGCCGACTGACTTTGAGCGACTGTCATCTGAATTATTACGATTATCACCCATTACAAAAAGGTGTCCCGCCGGAACTGTTGCTAATTCATAAGAGCCTCTAGTTTCGCGAGAAAGGTACTCTTCTTTTTGTAATTGATTATTAACAAAAACTTTACCATCTTTAATTTCAATAGTATCACCAGGAGTTGCGATAACTCTTTTGATATAATCTTTTTGCGGATCTGCCGGTGATTGGAAAATTAAAACTTCACCTTTGGCCGGCTCTTTAAAACGATAAATAAACTTATTAACGACCAGTCTTTCATCACCCATTAATGTTGGTTGCATAGAAGGTCCGGATACTTTATATAATTCCACAATGAAATATCTTATGAAAAATGCTAAAACAACTGCTATGGTAATAGCAATAACCCAATCTTTTATTTCTTCAAATATTGATTCATTACTCATAATAGTACCTCCTAAAATAAGTAATAGGGACTGCACCAGAAATACAGTCCCTACTTTTTCTACTAACGTCTTTCTTTAATACGAGCAGCTTTACCAGTAAGATTACGTAAATAGTAAAGTTTTGCACGACGTACAATACCTTTACGAACTACTTCAATTTTATCAAGTCTTGGGGAATGTACAGGGAATGTACGTTCTACGCCAACACCATAAGATACACGTCTAACTGTGAAAGTTTCACGAACTCCACCGCTTTGACGAGTGATTACTACGCCTTCAAAAGCCTGAATACGCTCACGAGAACCCTCTACTACTTTTACATGAACACGTACAGTATCTCCAGGTCTAAATTCAGGGATATCACTACGTAATTGTTCTTGTTCTAAAGCTTGAATAATATTCATTATAATTCCTCCTTATATTAGACGTTCATAGCGAATAATCGCAGAGGACCGTCCACATGCACTTAAATATTATAACACTTAAAATTAAGTATTACAACAATATTTTATTATTTTTTCCACCAAGTTTCGCCTAACAATCGGTCTAAAATAATCGCCACTGCCGAACGCACCGGTAAATGGTTATAGTCACCAGGTCCATAAATAGGTTCTAAAATATAATCAAAGTTTTCCATAACCTCATTTTTTATCCCCCATCCAGTACCAAACAAGACTAAGCAAGGTCTATTATCATTTGATATTTTATCACGTAAATTATTGTATGAAATGGTATTAGGAAAAACCCTTGCATCAGTCGTAACAACGATTGGTCGTTCACCTTCTTGGATCGTTATTTCCTCAATACAATCTTCAATCGAATCTTTTAAATTGACAATACTAAATGCTTCTTTGCGATCAACATTATAAGTACTGCCAAAACCTTCTTGCCAATATTCCAAAACTTTACCAACTAGATCTTGTTGAATAGCATGCGGATGAATAATATAGTAATTGCTAATATTATACGTCCG
The sequence above is drawn from the Negativicutes bacterium genome and encodes:
- a CDS encoding RNA methyltransferase produces the protein MSNVYIGLVHYPIYNKNNEIVTTAVTNFDIHDIARTARTYNISNYYIIHPHAIQQDLVGKVLEYWQEGFGSTYNVDRKEAFSIVNLKDSIEDCIEEITIQEGERPIVVTTDARVFPNTISYNNLRDKISNDNRPCLVLFGTGWGIKNEVMENFDYILEPIYGPGDYNHLPVRSAVAIILDRLLGETWWKK
- the rplS gene encoding 50S ribosomal protein L19, with protein sequence MNIIQALEQEQLRSDIPEFRPGDTVRVHVKVVEGSRERIQAFEGVVITRQSGGVRETFTVRRVSYGVGVERTFPVHSPRLDKIEVVRKGIVRRAKLYYLRNLTGKAARIKERR
- the lepB gene encoding signal peptidase I — translated: MSNESIFEEIKDWVIAITIAVVLAFFIRYFIVELYKVSGPSMQPTLMGDERLVVNKFIYRFKEPAKGEVLIFQSPADPQKDYIKRVIATPGDTIEIKDGKVFVNNQLQKEEYLSRETRGSYELATVPAGHLFVMGDNRNNSDDSRSKSVGFVPYKLIKGKAMVVFWPFNELKTL